The Erythrobacter sp. genome segment GCGGCGGGCCGGAAGTCACGCCTCCCGCCCGCGCGGGCTTCGGCACGCGGCTCATAACACGCGGGATCGGCGATCGCGCAACCGGAACTGCCAGGATGGAATTCGAGCCCGACGGGCTGCTTTTCTCCATGCGCGCAAGGGTGGAGAAAGAATGACATTGCAAGACAAGCGTATCCTGCTGGTCGAGGATGAGATCATCATCGGCTTCGCACTGGATGACATGCTCTCCGGAGAGGGTGCACGGACGACGCTCGCCTCGTCAAAGGCCGATGCCGAACAGGCGCTGGGCGAAACTCGTTTCGACATGGCGATCATTGATGTGAACCTGCACGGGGACGTCAGCTATCCGCTTGCCGACATGCTCGCCGATCGCGGCTGCCCGTTCATTTTCGCGACCGGCTACGGCAGCGTCACCCACCCGCCGCGCTTTGCCGGGGTGCCGACGGTCAACAAACCCTACGACCTGACCGCGATCCTGCGGGCGCTGGAAGCGATTGGATAGGATCGCCGGACAAGCGCGGTGCGGGAACTGCGGGACATTCTCGACAGCGGGGAATGGCGGGAGCCAGAATATGCGGAGCGGGGGAGGGTGACTTGAAAGTCAAAAAGTAGATCAAGCGGGAAATCCTCATCCAGCGACGGCGTCGTATGGAACGTTTGATTATCTCGCTCAAACGCGCAACACTATTGGCGGGCTCAATCGCAGGCCGTATGTTCTCAGGTGAAAAATGAAGCAACATATGGATAGTGTGAAAGCAGCTTCTCTAATAGTTGTTACCTCTATGTTGTCCGCCGGGTGCAAAACAAGCGACTTTGAAAGTCAGCTTAAATTTTGCGATACAATTCGTTCCGAATATACCGAGAGAATAACACGAACGAAAGTTACTCTGCAGCCCAGTTTTCACGGCTCATTCATTCAAATTCCGGATTGCAATAATGCGGCAATCGCTGTTGACCTATCGCTCCTTGACTATCAAGCGCAGATAAATAATCAATTAAAAGACCTTATAACCATAAGTCAGGTTCAAGATAATTTTCCCATTGAGATTGAGTTTTCTGGCTACATTGAAACGATCCAGGAAAGTGAAAGCTCAAGACGAACTTTCTTTATCGAAGAAATTCACAGCTATAGACGAATGGATTTAAGCCTGTTTTCCGCCGAAGGTGATGAGAGGTTGTAGGTTAGCCAACCGGATAACATTTTTGTCATGGTTTAACCCGCGGCTTTCCTACTCTCCCCCAACTCCGGCTGAACATCCCCATGTTCACCTCCACCCCAACGATTACCGCCCAATTCGCAAAGGTGACACCTCGCGCACGGAAATCCGCCACAAACCCCTGCAATCGCAGCCAAAACCCGCAAACCAAAGTTTCTGAAACACCCCCGGTCGGCGCTCCATAAATACCCGCTACTCCTCCAGCTCGATGTCCCAATAGAGCCAGTCGCGCCACGTCTCATGCAGGTAGTTCGGCGGAAACGCCCGGCCTTGCTGTTGCAATTGCCAGCTGGTCGGGCGGATCGGCGGCACGTGCAGGTGCATTCCCGCCTGCTTCGGGGTGCGTCCGCCCTTCTTCATGTTGCACGGGGCGCAGGCGGTGGCGATGTTTTCCCAGGTGGTGCGCCCGCCCTGCCGCCGGGGGACAACGTGATCGTAGGTCAGGTCTTTCGGGCTGCCGCAGTACTGGCAGGCGAACTTGTCGCGCAGGAACAGGTTGAAGCGGGTGAAGGCGGGAAACTGGCTGGGCTTGACGTACTGGCGCAGCGCGATGACGCTGGGCACTTTCATGTCGAGCGACTGCGAATGCACCGCGCGATCGTAACTCGCGACGATGTCCACCCGCTCGAGGAACACCGCCTTGATCGCGGTCTGCCACGGCCACAGGCTGAGCGGGTAATAGGACAGCGGGGTGTAATCCGCGTTGAGCACCAGCGCGGGGCAGCTTTCCAGCTTGCGATGCGGATCGCCATCGGAGCTGCGGAACACCGCCGCCCGTTCGATCAGTTCGGCCTTGAACACGATAGGGTGCCTTTCCTGATTGATCGGGAATGTGCACTTGCACGCAAAAGCGTCAACCCCGTTACACGCAGGCTTTCCACAGGGATATTCACAAGCACCCCGCGTTTCCTCGTCATCGCGAGCCGACAAAGTCGGCGCGGCAATCCATCACCTGAAGGTTCGGCGCGGGCAAATGTCGCGCTATTCGCGAGTGCAGGAGATGGATTGCTTCGTCGCTGCGCTTCTCGCAAAGACGAGGGGTGATAGTGACCCGTTTCGCCCCCAGTCCCAATGGCCCGCTGCATCTGGGCCACGCTTACAGCGCCATTGTCGCGCACGATCTGGCGCGAGAACGCGGCGGGCGTTTCCTGCTACGGATCGAGGATATCGACGGCGCGCGCAGCCGCCCCGAACTGGCGGACGAGTTCCGCCGCGATCTGGCATGGCTGGGGCTGGAATGGGAGGAAGTGCCCGCGCAATCGACCCGGCTGGCAAGCTATCGGCACGCATTTATCGAGTTGTTCGATCGAGGTTTGCTTTACCCTTGCACCTGCACCAGGACCGAGATTGAGGCTCTAAATCCTCACATCGGGCCTGAGGGGCCAATTTATCCAGGCACGTGCAAGACAAAGCTAAGTCCCGGGCGGGAGTTTGCACTAAGGCTCGATATGAATTGGGCTATCCACGAGGCGGGATCAATGAAGTGGGAGGACGAACTCGCTGGAACGCAAGAGGCTGACCCAAGTCAGTTTGGCGATGTCGTGCTGGTGCGCAAGGATGCCCCAGCCAGCTACCATCTCGCCGCCACGCTGGACGACGCGGCGGACGGGGTGACATTGGTGACGCGCGGCGCGGACCTGTTTGCCGCCAGCCATGTCCATCGCTTGCTCCAGGCGCTGCTCGGCCTGCCGGTGCCGGTGTGGCATCACCACGCGTTGCTGCTCGACGAAAGCGGGGAGAAGCTGGCCAAGCGGCGTGGTTCGCCTTCACTTTCCGACCGCCGAAATGCAGGCGAGGACGGCAAGGCACTGGCGCAAAGCCTCCGCATGGGCCAAATGCCCTATGGCATAAGCTTGTCCCCGTTCCCACATGGTGCCCCATGAACACATTCCTCGTTATCGTGATCGCCCTCCTCGCCATCATGGTGGTGGTTTCGCTGGTGCGCGGCATCGTCGCCTTTCTGCAGACCACCAAGATCGATCTGGAGACCGGCGGCGAAAACCTGCCCGCGATGCAGGCCAAGCAGAACCAGGCGATGTTCGCGCGCATAAAGTACCAGGCGCTTGCCATCGTGGTGATCGCGGTGCTGCTGGCCGTGAACCGCTAAGTTTAGCA includes the following:
- a CDS encoding response regulator — encoded protein: MTLQDKRILLVEDEIIIGFALDDMLSGEGARTTLASSKADAEQALGETRFDMAIIDVNLHGDVSYPLADMLADRGCPFIFATGYGSVTHPPRFAGVPTVNKPYDLTAILRALEAIG
- a CDS encoding HNH endonuclease — translated: MFKAELIERAAVFRSSDGDPHRKLESCPALVLNADYTPLSYYPLSLWPWQTAIKAVFLERVDIVASYDRAVHSQSLDMKVPSVIALRQYVKPSQFPAFTRFNLFLRDKFACQYCGSPKDLTYDHVVPRRQGGRTTWENIATACAPCNMKKGGRTPKQAGMHLHVPPIRPTSWQLQQQGRAFPPNYLHETWRDWLYWDIELEE
- the gluQRS gene encoding tRNA glutamyl-Q(34) synthetase GluQRS — encoded protein: MIVTRFAPSPNGPLHLGHAYSAIVAHDLARERGGRFLLRIEDIDGARSRPELADEFRRDLAWLGLEWEEVPAQSTRLASYRHAFIELFDRGLLYPCTCTRTEIEALNPHIGPEGPIYPGTCKTKLSPGREFALRLDMNWAIHEAGSMKWEDELAGTQEADPSQFGDVVLVRKDAPASYHLAATLDDAADGVTLVTRGADLFAASHVHRLLQALLGLPVPVWHHHALLLDESGEKLAKRRGSPSLSDRRNAGEDGKALAQSLRMGQMPYGISLSPFPHGAP
- a CDS encoding HIG1 domain-containing protein is translated as MNTFLVIVIALLAIMVVVSLVRGIVAFLQTTKIDLETGGENLPAMQAKQNQAMFARIKYQALAIVVIAVLLAVNR